ACGTCCGGCTCGCTTTTGCGGTGGCCGCCCACCTGGAACCGGAGATACTCCTGGTGGACGAGGTGCTGGCGGTGGGGGATGCCCAGTTCCAGAAGAAATGTCTGGGAAAGATGGAGGAGGTATCTGCCAGGGGGGGGCGCACGGTCGTCTTCGTCAGTCACAACATGGCCACCATCAGCAGTCTTTGCAACCGCACCATCCTGCTGGAAAAGGGGTCCGTGTGCGCCGACGGCGACACCTCCGTGGTGATTGAGCGCTACCTTGCCGGGGTGAACGAGCAGGCCGCCATTTCGCTTCGTGATCGCACAGACCGCACCGGGAACGGCGCCATTCGCTTCACCGAGGTCACCCTGGTAAACGAGAGGGGGGACCAGGTGGCCTCCTTCGCCAGCGGTGAGTGCGCCAAACTCATCTTGAGCTTTCAAAGGGGTGCCCCCACCGTGAAGGAGCTGCGAGTCGACCTGGGGATAGACAACAGTGCCGGGGAGCGCATCTTCTGGATGAGTAACGACACCCTCGGCAAGGTCTTCCGTGAGGTGGGGCCCTCCGCGCTTGCGGTGGAGATAACGCTGCCGCGTTTGCAACTCTCCCCGGGGAGGTACTTCTTTACCATCTTCGCCTCCGCAGGCGGAGAAGTGGTCGACTGGATCCAGAACGCCGGCGCCTTCTTCGTAGAGGGGGGGGACTACTACAGGACCGGGAGGTTGCCGCCGCACAGCCAGGGTTCTTTCTACGCCAATTACGACTTCGACCTGAAAGAGCAGGATCAACCATGAAAGAAAGGATCAGGAATATCTGCCACCATGCGGCGAGGGCCCTTCTGGCGAACCCCCTGATGAGGGAGCGGGTCCTTCGGGTCGTCCTCGAACCGAGGGAGGCCGCGGCCCGGACTCTCGCGCAGCCGGGATACCTGGATGACATCGGCTGGTTCAACGCCTACGAGAAAGGGATGCCGGTGGGGGCGGAGAACGAGCCGGTTCCCTGGCTCACCTATCCTGCCGTGAGCTTTCTGAAGGAGCGCCTGCATCGCGACTTCGATCTCTTCGAGTACGGCTGCGGGAACTCCACCCTTTTCTATGCCGACAGGGTCCAATCGGTGAGTGCCGTTGAACACGACCGTGTCTGGTTTGAGAGGGTGCAAGAGGGGATGGCGCCCAATGTCCGGCTCATCTTTTCGGAGCTGGAGTATGGTGGGGGGTACTGCCGCACCTGCCTCGCGGACGGCAAAAGGTACGACCTGATCGTGGTGGACGGCAGAGACCGGGTCAACTGCCTTGCGCACGCAGTGCAGGCACTGAAGCCGGCTGGGGTATTGATTCTCGACGACTCGCAGCGTGAAAGCTACCTCCCCGGCAGGAAGCTCGTCTCGGAAAAGGGGTTCAGGCACATCGACTTCTGGGGCATCAATCCCGGCTGCTCCTCCACCTCGTGTACCACTTTTTTTTACCGCCAGGAGAACTGCCTCGGCTTGTGAGCCTGAAGAAGGAGCCGGCGAGCGGCTTCAACCCAGAAAAAAAGATGGCTTAAGGAAGCTTACGTGCATCGCACCTTTTGTACCTTATTCGACCACAATTACCTCTACAAAGGGCTCGCCCTGTACCATTCGCTCCGGGCCTTCACCCCGACCTTCACTCTTTGGGTGCTGGCGCTCAGCGATGAGGCGTATGAGCTTCTGGAGCGCATGTCCCTGGAAAACGTCAGGCTGGTCCGCCTGGAGGATCTGGAGGACGAGGAACTGCGCCGGGCGAAGAGGAATCGCTCCGCGGTGGAGTACTACTGGACGCTCAGCCCCTCCCTCCCTCTGTACGTCCTGAAGGAAGATGCCGGGATCGACGCGGTCACCTACATAGATGCCGACTGCTTCTTCTTTTCCGATCCCGAGCCGCTGTACCGCGAGATGGGAGACGCCTCGGTGCTCGTCATCGAGCATCGCTACAGCGAGGAGCGCAAGGCGTGGGAAAAGACCAGCGGACGCTTCAACGTGCAGTTTCTGGTCTTCAAGAGGGACGAGATCGGCATGAGCGTCCTCACGAAGTGGCGCTCCCAGTGCAACGAGTGGTGCTACTACCGGGAGGAGGAGGGGCGCTTCGGCGACCAGATGTACCTCGACGCCTGGCCCCGCGAATTTCCCGGGATCCACATTCTGCAGCACAAGGGGGGAGGGCTCGCCCCCTGGAACATCAAGAACTACCGCCTGCAGAAATGCGGCGCCCGGGTGCTGGTGGACGCCGACCCCCTGGTCTTCTACCACTTTCACGCCCTGCGGATCTACTCGCGGCGCGCTTTCGAGCCTGCCGTCGGCTACACCTTCACCGGAAACGAGCTCGCGCTCGTCTACAAGCCGTATCAGGATGCCCTGAAGCGGGCGATGTCGCAGGTGGCACTATACGACCCTTCCTTCGCCCACGGCTTTACCGGCCGCGACGGCCTGGCGCGCAGGGTGCTCGCCGCTTCGGTGGCGCGG
The DNA window shown above is from Geomonas sp. RF6 and carries:
- a CDS encoding class I SAM-dependent methyltransferase; protein product: MKERIRNICHHAARALLANPLMRERVLRVVLEPREAAARTLAQPGYLDDIGWFNAYEKGMPVGAENEPVPWLTYPAVSFLKERLHRDFDLFEYGCGNSTLFYADRVQSVSAVEHDRVWFERVQEGMAPNVRLIFSELEYGGGYCRTCLADGKRYDLIVVDGRDRVNCLAHAVQALKPAGVLILDDSQRESYLPGRKLVSEKGFRHIDFWGINPGCSSTSCTTFFYRQENCLGL
- a CDS encoding ABC transporter ATP-binding protein, with the protein product MSTVINVENLGKKYLLRHAGQGAASGSFREMLSEGAKRVGRRIIGAGGGSHAPCEEFWALRDVSFQIRQGDRIGIIGRNGAGKSTLLKILSRITDPSSGSVSIRGRVASLLEVGTGFHPELTGRENIFLNGAILGMGRQEIRKKFDEIVDFAEIERFLDTPVKRYSSGMYVRLAFAVAAHLEPEILLVDEVLAVGDAQFQKKCLGKMEEVSARGGRTVVFVSHNMATISSLCNRTILLEKGSVCADGDTSVVIERYLAGVNEQAAISLRDRTDRTGNGAIRFTEVTLVNERGDQVASFASGECAKLILSFQRGAPTVKELRVDLGIDNSAGERIFWMSNDTLGKVFREVGPSALAVEITLPRLQLSPGRYFFTIFASAGGEVVDWIQNAGAFFVEGGDYYRTGRLPPHSQGSFYANYDFDLKEQDQP